A portion of the Deltaproteobacteria bacterium genome contains these proteins:
- a CDS encoding TonB family protein, producing the protein MTDADSRPNWLFLGLIVFSLLVHVVVFMRIADMYRPRTLSYIELTMRSTVKPVAREIPEPHTSEEGMPGLDDIRTQHIMPQGPPRLQPLPDVPSVADYPDAAPGAAETPPAPSISDVKVTEWQPSGGAAEAPAPQVPQASRQPVITKDQYQSVIRKRIVDHIGDSYRSSRAKRKNQQGRVDISIEIDAQGRIVDLKIVQSSGHRTLDRFVIREVRAVAPFAKPPDGPITVYVPFLFQLK; encoded by the coding sequence ATGACTGACGCAGACAGCAGACCCAACTGGCTTTTCCTTGGCCTGATCGTCTTTTCTCTGCTGGTGCACGTTGTGGTGTTCATGCGCATCGCCGACATGTACCGGCCGCGCACGCTGTCCTATATCGAGCTGACCATGCGCAGCACTGTAAAGCCGGTCGCAAGGGAGATTCCCGAACCCCATACCAGTGAAGAAGGCATGCCCGGCCTGGATGACATCCGCACGCAGCACATAATGCCGCAAGGCCCCCCCCGGCTGCAGCCGCTCCCGGATGTTCCCTCTGTTGCGGATTACCCGGACGCGGCACCGGGGGCGGCCGAGACCCCTCCCGCGCCTTCGATATCGGATGTCAAGGTTACCGAATGGCAGCCGTCTGGAGGGGCGGCCGAGGCGCCGGCACCGCAGGTACCGCAGGCATCGCGACAGCCGGTGATCACTAAAGACCAATACCAGAGCGTTATCAGGAAGCGCATCGTCGATCACATTGGAGACAGCTATCGATCCTCCCGGGCGAAGCGGAAAAATCAGCAGGGCAGGGTGGATATATCCATTGAAATAGATGCGCAAGGGAGGATCGTCGATTTGAAAATCGTGCAAAGTTCCGGACATCGCACCCTCGACCGCTTCGTCATCAGGGAAGTAAGGGCGGTCGCGCCTTTTGCCAAGCCGCCGGACGGTCCTATAACGGTCTATGTTCCATTCCTTTTTCAATTGAAGTAG
- the corA gene encoding magnesium/cobalt transporter CorA, with protein MKKGTSIKAGMPPGALVYVGDKKEDRVKIQVIDYTKQEVVESEVHDIRDCSAFIEKNSVTWFNITGIHDTELVAEIGSQFGLHALTLEDIVNSHQRPKIEEFGNYLFIVLKMLYTRESDQAIVHEPVSLIVAPSYVISFQPSADDVFTSVRNRIRQGRPRILNKSSDYLAYALIDTIVDNYFTVLEVLGDKIELLDNEVISHPHTGMLHDIQHLKRDVLYIRKSIWPLREIIHALIKDESQIFHEDIHAYIKDVYDHAVQALETIETYRDMLSAILDIYLSSLNNRMNEVMKVLTVMASIFIPLTFIAGIYGMNFKWMPELDWHWSYPVLLLVMAVIFIGLLVWFRRKKWIGK; from the coding sequence TTGAAAAAAGGGACCTCCATTAAAGCCGGTATGCCGCCCGGTGCGCTGGTGTATGTCGGTGACAAGAAAGAGGACCGCGTCAAGATCCAGGTCATCGATTACACCAAGCAGGAAGTGGTGGAGTCCGAAGTCCACGATATCCGGGACTGTTCGGCCTTCATTGAAAAAAATTCGGTGACCTGGTTCAACATCACCGGCATCCACGACACCGAACTCGTCGCCGAAATCGGTTCCCAGTTCGGCCTGCACGCGCTTACTCTCGAGGACATCGTCAACAGCCATCAACGCCCGAAAATCGAGGAATTTGGAAATTACCTGTTTATCGTGCTGAAAATGCTTTACACCAGAGAATCGGATCAGGCCATTGTGCATGAACCGGTCAGCCTGATCGTAGCGCCGTCTTACGTCATCTCCTTCCAGCCCTCGGCCGATGATGTCTTCACATCGGTTCGCAACAGGATCAGACAGGGGCGGCCGCGTATCCTCAACAAGAGCAGCGATTACCTGGCATACGCATTGATCGACACGATCGTGGACAATTATTTCACGGTGTTGGAAGTGTTGGGCGACAAAATAGAACTGCTGGACAATGAGGTCATTTCCCACCCGCACACCGGAATGCTGCACGACATTCAACACCTGAAAAGGGACGTGTTGTACATCCGCAAATCGATCTGGCCCCTGCGGGAAATTATCCATGCCCTGATAAAAGACGAATCGCAGATTTTCCATGAGGATATCCACGCCTATATCAAGGATGTCTACGACCATGCCGTTCAGGCCCTTGAAACGATCGAAACCTACCGCGACATGCTGTCCGCCATATTGGACATCTATCTTTCAAGCCTGAACAACCGCATGAACGAGGTGATGAAGGTGCTGACCGTCATGGCCAGCATATTCATTCCTCTGACCTTTATTGCCGGAATTTACGGCATGAACTTCAAATGGATGCCGGAATTGGATTGGCATTGGTCCTACCCGGTGCTGCTGCTGGTAATGGCCGTCATTTTCATCGGCCTGCTGGTATGGTTTAGACGAAAAAAATGGATCGGAAAGTAA
- a CDS encoding diguanylate cyclase produces the protein MNKPMPILIAEDEPVSRKVLSRLFTKEGFSVTAVENGRKALDAFEKKFYPFVLTDWIMPEMSGLELCRAIRSQEDRGYVYIVLLTHKDTQDDIIVGLEAGADDYLTKPVYFVELAARIKNGRRILELERNLKKANDEIYTLTITDSLTETYNRRYLNEHLPNAVDRALEQARPLSVVLCDIDYFKRVNDTYGHAVGDAVLRSFARIIRDSVDYRKDWVVRYGGEEFLLVLPETDFDGARKLAEMLREFVAQATIRASGHEISITASFGLAGTRQQGGKAGNSPDKLLDMADANLYRAKKGGRNRVVG, from the coding sequence ATGAACAAGCCCATGCCCATATTGATCGCTGAAGATGAACCGGTTTCCCGCAAAGTGTTAAGCCGGCTGTTTACCAAGGAAGGATTCAGCGTTACTGCTGTGGAGAATGGCCGCAAGGCCTTGGACGCATTCGAGAAAAAATTTTATCCGTTCGTCCTGACCGACTGGATAATGCCCGAGATGAGCGGCCTGGAACTGTGCAGGGCGATTCGCAGCCAGGAGGACCGCGGATATGTTTATATCGTTTTGCTGACCCACAAAGATACGCAGGATGACATTATCGTGGGGTTGGAAGCAGGGGCGGATGACTACCTGACCAAACCGGTTTACTTCGTGGAGCTTGCCGCGCGCATCAAGAACGGCAGGCGCATCCTCGAACTGGAACGCAACCTGAAAAAAGCCAACGATGAGATTTATACCCTCACCATCACCGATTCTCTGACGGAAACCTACAACCGGCGCTATCTCAACGAACACCTGCCAAACGCCGTCGACCGGGCGCTCGAGCAGGCCAGGCCGTTGTCGGTGGTTTTGTGCGACATCGATTATTTCAAACGGGTCAACGACACCTACGGCCATGCCGTTGGGGACGCGGTGCTGAGGTCTTTTGCAAGGATCATCAGGGATTCCGTCGATTACCGCAAGGACTGGGTTGTCCGTTACGGCGGAGAGGAGTTTCTGCTGGTACTTCCCGAAACCGATTTTGACGGAGCCCGAAAACTGGCGGAGATGCTGCGGGAATTCGTGGCCCAGGCCACCATCAGGGCGTCAGGGCATGAGATCAGTATCACGGCAAGCTTCGGCCTGGCAGGAACTCGGCAACAGGGTGGAAAAGCGGGTAATTCACCGGATAAGCTGCTGGATATGGCCGACGCCAACCTGTACCGGGCCAAGAAGGGGGGGCGCAACCGGGTGGTGGGATAA
- a CDS encoding biopolymer transporter ExbD, translating into MPGRIRGSTEIETMLFPKKERHFYQLQAPLTSLIDIVFLLLIYFLLTTNFIVDEGIKVKLPNARAASSQTEKEITIVVDRNGRPFLDNREIPLNELFSELKGRLENREDSLVVIKADRSVVLNKAVQVMDVAKAAGAGRLALATEKPF; encoded by the coding sequence GTGCCGGGGCGAATCCGGGGATCTACGGAGATTGAAACCATGCTCTTTCCCAAGAAGGAACGTCATTTTTATCAGCTGCAGGCGCCGCTCACCTCTTTGATCGATATTGTATTTCTGCTGCTGATCTATTTTCTGCTGACCACCAATTTCATTGTGGACGAGGGCATCAAGGTCAAGCTGCCCAATGCCCGTGCGGCATCTTCACAAACCGAGAAGGAGATCACCATCGTTGTCGACAGAAACGGCAGGCCTTTTCTGGACAACCGGGAGATACCGTTGAACGAGCTTTTCAGCGAATTGAAAGGCCGGCTGGAGAACCGGGAGGACAGCCTGGTCGTTATCAAGGCCGACAGGTCGGTGGTGCTGAACAAGGCGGTGCAGGTCATGGATGTGGCCAAAGCCGCCGGTGCCGGCAGACTGGCCCTGGCGACGGAAAAACCGTTTTAG
- a CDS encoding thioesterase family protein — protein sequence MHAEKPSLSDMLKILADVYENKLPFNKVLGLRIERIEPDNVRVAFDMRPELVGNYVHGVLHGGVISSVLDATGGMVASIGVVKKLRTKPPEEIAEGIYKVGTIDLRVDYLRPGLGQSFYATGTTMRSGKKVTVARMELHNDLGKLIAVGTGTYIVG from the coding sequence ATGCATGCAGAAAAACCATCCCTCTCCGATATGTTGAAAATACTGGCCGATGTGTACGAAAACAAGTTGCCCTTCAACAAAGTGCTCGGGCTGCGCATAGAACGCATCGAGCCGGACAATGTTCGGGTTGCCTTCGACATGCGGCCCGAGCTTGTCGGCAACTATGTCCACGGCGTGCTCCACGGCGGGGTCATTTCGTCGGTACTGGACGCCACCGGTGGTATGGTGGCCTCCATCGGCGTCGTCAAAAAACTGCGGACAAAACCCCCCGAGGAGATCGCCGAAGGAATTTACAAGGTGGGCACCATCGATCTGCGGGTGGACTACCTGCGACCGGGACTGGGGCAGTCTTTTTATGCCACCGGAACGACGATGCGCTCCGGCAAAAAAGTCACCGTCGCCCGCATGGAACTGCACAACGATTTGGGAAAACTCATTGCGGTGGGTACGGGAACGTATATTGTCGGCTAA
- a CDS encoding mechanosensitive ion channel, producing the protein MTIRSFFLKNLALTLPIGMLVCALLSGPSLAQTASSLPAPDYKALKKSLEETIQSESTDLQKLKGRMQQLPHTKQAVLSEINAYKVQISAHGNLLTMQSTNLKYLESARSDNHVAFENVQLRIKTFKQDSAATREELGQIGGRIQINKDQLESLKALNRDGGDTTGVVADLKTLIGVLRAKQDLLNDIQENDTSLLQQFEAIRDMLENLASDFDETIELRKRQFLLSRTNSPTAIFNKKDLMGAIEKSRARLRQLSKKETWLKELRTDWKSGQSFLMSLIVIYCILQFLLMRLKSFLRKYSHEDDANPNRYQCLAVNMSVQTLYLFGLTGFAFVYSSIGGLYSNIPLIKTIILALTVILFTKWGYLFFDLWLNECAWLKNGQARLLRGLVRFIRYFSLIYLFIAWLAESDILLLQMARLVLEAFLVAWLIIFWNAFKKERYPAETSGYKIVPLLSFMSYGIVAAGVVLEFTGYSGLAALWYSSWGISAIVLLWSSLIFFALREWRLILKTKIIENEDDHPKPALLFHWAALQVGWIAWLISTSIFLITAWGGKKVILMNVFKAATREVPLGSIRFSLMNLVNALLILILTQALARFWRYFLKEKILSGSGMNTGLQNSITMISVYSLWTFGILLSLHVFGFGATSLAVGFGALGIGLGFGLQAIFNNFISGIILLIERPIMVGDDIEINETWATVKKINVRSTVVQTYDNATLIIPNSEFISQQVKNWSFKDKRLRVKIDVGVAYGSDIELVRKTLLEIAQSTAKVFKNPPPDVIFRDFGDSALIFRLRAWTDIDNMFKVETAIRFDIDRLFKEKNIVIAFPQRDVHLFYQDSRGQGSEGSGETEMSS; encoded by the coding sequence ATGACGATACGCTCTTTCTTTTTAAAAAACCTGGCTTTGACACTACCCATCGGGATGCTCGTGTGCGCCCTGTTATCAGGCCCCTCCCTGGCCCAAACAGCCAGCAGCCTGCCGGCACCGGATTACAAGGCACTGAAAAAGTCTCTGGAGGAGACCATTCAGTCGGAATCGACGGACCTTCAAAAACTCAAGGGCCGGATGCAGCAGTTGCCGCACACGAAACAGGCTGTGCTTTCAGAAATCAATGCCTACAAGGTCCAAATCTCCGCCCATGGCAATCTGCTCACGATGCAGTCCACCAACCTCAAATACCTGGAAAGCGCCCGCAGCGACAACCATGTGGCTTTCGAAAATGTCCAACTGCGTATAAAAACCTTCAAACAGGACTCGGCTGCCACGCGGGAGGAACTGGGGCAGATCGGGGGGCGAATCCAAATCAACAAAGATCAACTGGAATCGCTCAAGGCACTGAATCGGGATGGTGGAGACACCACAGGTGTCGTCGCCGATCTCAAAACGTTGATAGGTGTGCTCAGAGCCAAACAAGACCTGCTGAACGACATACAGGAAAACGACACTTCCCTTCTGCAACAGTTCGAAGCGATCCGCGACATGCTCGAAAACCTCGCTTCGGACTTCGATGAAACAATCGAACTTCGCAAAAGGCAGTTTCTTCTGTCGCGCACAAACTCTCCAACCGCCATCTTCAACAAAAAGGATTTGATGGGTGCCATAGAAAAATCACGGGCCCGTCTCAGGCAGTTGTCGAAGAAGGAAACCTGGCTCAAAGAGTTGCGCACGGATTGGAAATCGGGGCAATCTTTTCTGATGAGCCTGATCGTCATCTACTGTATTTTGCAGTTCCTGCTTATGCGGCTGAAATCCTTTCTCAGGAAATATAGCCACGAAGATGACGCCAACCCAAACAGGTATCAATGCCTTGCCGTGAATATGAGTGTCCAGACCTTGTACCTATTCGGCCTCACGGGCTTTGCATTTGTTTACTCGAGCATCGGCGGCTTGTACAGCAATATTCCGTTGATCAAAACGATCATCCTTGCCCTGACGGTTATTCTCTTTACGAAATGGGGGTATCTGTTCTTCGATCTGTGGCTGAACGAATGCGCCTGGTTGAAAAATGGACAAGCGCGTCTGTTGAGGGGGCTTGTCAGGTTCATCCGCTATTTTTCCCTGATCTATCTGTTCATTGCCTGGCTAGCGGAAAGCGACATCCTGCTGTTGCAGATGGCCAGGCTGGTGCTGGAAGCCTTCCTTGTCGCCTGGTTGATCATATTCTGGAACGCCTTCAAAAAGGAGCGCTATCCTGCGGAAACATCCGGGTATAAAATCGTCCCGTTGCTGTCCTTTATGAGTTACGGGATCGTCGCCGCGGGCGTTGTGCTTGAATTCACAGGCTACAGCGGGCTGGCTGCCTTGTGGTACAGCTCCTGGGGCATCTCGGCCATTGTGCTCCTATGGTCCAGCTTGATCTTCTTCGCCCTCAGGGAATGGCGCCTCATCCTCAAGACGAAAATTATCGAAAATGAAGACGATCATCCCAAGCCAGCCCTGTTGTTCCACTGGGCGGCGTTGCAGGTGGGCTGGATTGCCTGGCTGATCTCGACGTCCATTTTTTTGATTACCGCCTGGGGGGGCAAGAAAGTCATCCTGATGAACGTTTTCAAAGCGGCAACCAGGGAGGTGCCCCTCGGCAGCATCAGATTCAGCCTGATGAATCTGGTGAACGCCCTGCTGATTCTGATTTTGACCCAGGCCCTGGCCAGGTTCTGGCGCTATTTTTTAAAGGAAAAGATCCTCTCCGGAAGCGGTATGAACACCGGCCTTCAAAATTCCATCACGATGATATCCGTTTATTCCCTGTGGACCTTCGGGATTCTCCTGTCGCTGCACGTGTTTGGTTTCGGTGCGACGTCATTGGCCGTCGGATTCGGTGCTCTCGGCATAGGGTTGGGTTTCGGCCTGCAGGCGATTTTCAATAATTTTATCAGCGGCATCATCCTGTTGATCGAGCGTCCCATAATGGTCGGGGATGATATTGAAATCAACGAGACCTGGGCGACGGTAAAAAAAATCAACGTCCGTTCGACCGTGGTTCAGACCTATGACAACGCAACCCTGATCATTCCGAATTCCGAATTTATCAGCCAGCAGGTCAAAAACTGGAGTTTCAAGGACAAGCGCCTGAGGGTGAAAATAGATGTCGGCGTGGCTTATGGCTCGGACATCGAATTGGTGCGCAAAACGTTGTTGGAAATTGCCCAGAGCACGGCCAAGGTTTTTAAAAATCCGCCACCGGATGTCATTTTTCGTGATTTCGGCGACAGCGCCCTGATCTTCAGACTCCGTGCATGGACCGACATCGACAACATGTTCAAGGTGGAAACCGCCATTCGGTTTGATATCGATCGCCTTTTTAAAGAAAAAAATATTGTCATAGCGTTTCCGCAGAGAGATGTTCACCTGTTTTATCAGGATTCAAGGGGCCAAGGATCAGAGGGGTCAGGTGAAACAGAGATGAGTTCATAG
- a CDS encoding tetratricopeptide repeat protein yields MKKRSGRWHALKTFSAILFVIGILLPVGAALGAETSMPLLMKISRLETVLDLIDTMGSSDSGQAPTAQIRGMLQGVDWIDAERAIVLALDQVGDRTLSALLIPYRRVNPNFREAYNALGRDGYYIVSLPPGSGVTIPESMETKMAVASRRPSVAAISITIALRRFLENNRERIDGMMRSAGQMESAQQEGAPAISPEELRQMVKGVLETADQIDRVDVKLDLNEQQFKTVVETVPVGGSDLSSVLASGGTTTRLNAYRPVHDITFRSCSYRVDSLLDMLDTVLGPVYSKLGIDFSELISIGRNFTGETVGGMSYGDGANVIFESIVVLKDEVDSENFLDGVYLPWIEAYGKSIGRMMEKSTGTRIVSVMTRTADSRVEGQRVVGMRINVPLAPMSFDSSRRDSLMTYSMRTTVTGHLMLVASDDDRLGAMIRMVDSLKKTTFSGPLMRFEVDMGRYLASLARLIPGHGIDPRSIPDFGSLTCSLSTGGGRIISSAAMDTDDIRLMIAYLREIKGKTDARTNQPPPLAAKPTKTPEPVIIKDAAYWIDRGELAATYGAYESAVRCYEKALAAGAEEGRTHFNLGIAYGELGNYPMALDQMEKAIGIDPGNAAYYYGRGRVYLLSGDKGAAIRDFEHASALGNADARRYLDGMR; encoded by the coding sequence ATGAAGAAACGGTCGGGCCGCTGGCATGCATTGAAAACTTTTTCGGCCATATTGTTTGTCATCGGTATTCTGCTGCCGGTGGGAGCGGCGTTGGGCGCTGAAACATCGATGCCCCTTTTAATGAAGATCTCCAGATTGGAAACGGTGCTGGACCTGATCGACACCATGGGGTCGTCGGACAGCGGGCAGGCACCGACCGCGCAGATCAGAGGAATGCTGCAGGGGGTGGATTGGATCGACGCTGAGCGGGCCATCGTCCTGGCGCTGGATCAGGTCGGAGACAGGACCTTGTCAGCCTTGCTGATTCCATATCGCCGTGTCAACCCGAATTTCAGGGAGGCTTACAACGCGCTGGGACGGGATGGCTACTACATTGTGTCCCTGCCACCGGGCAGCGGTGTAACCATTCCGGAAAGCATGGAGACGAAAATGGCGGTTGCCTCACGCCGGCCGTCTGTTGCCGCTATTTCCATAACCATAGCGTTGCGCCGGTTTCTGGAGAACAACAGGGAGCGGATTGACGGGATGATGCGTTCCGCCGGGCAGATGGAGTCCGCGCAGCAGGAAGGTGCACCGGCGATCAGCCCGGAAGAGCTCAGGCAGATGGTGAAAGGCGTGCTGGAGACAGCCGATCAGATCGATAGGGTCGACGTCAAGCTGGATCTGAACGAGCAGCAGTTTAAAACGGTTGTGGAGACGGTGCCTGTAGGCGGCAGCGACCTGTCGTCCGTTTTGGCAAGCGGCGGTACGACAACACGTCTGAACGCCTACCGGCCGGTCCACGACATCACCTTCCGCTCCTGCAGTTACCGGGTGGATTCGCTGCTGGATATGCTCGATACGGTGCTGGGACCTGTCTACAGTAAACTGGGCATCGATTTTTCGGAACTGATTTCGATAGGCAGGAATTTTACCGGGGAGACGGTCGGGGGCATGTCTTACGGCGACGGCGCCAATGTGATCTTTGAATCGATAGTGGTCCTCAAGGATGAAGTGGATTCGGAAAATTTCCTGGATGGTGTCTACCTGCCCTGGATCGAAGCTTACGGCAAGAGCATCGGCAGGATGATGGAAAAGAGCACCGGCACCAGAATCGTTTCGGTGATGACCCGTACAGCGGACAGTCGGGTCGAAGGGCAGCGGGTTGTCGGCATGCGCATTAACGTCCCCTTGGCGCCAATGTCTTTTGACAGCAGCCGCAGGGACAGCTTGATGACCTACAGCATGCGCACCACCGTCACCGGTCATCTGATGCTGGTGGCATCGGATGACGATCGCCTGGGAGCAATGATCCGCATGGTGGATTCTTTGAAAAAGACGACATTCAGCGGTCCCCTGATGCGATTCGAGGTGGATATGGGGAGGTACCTGGCATCACTGGCGCGTCTGATACCGGGACACGGCATCGATCCCCGGTCGATCCCCGATTTCGGCAGTCTGACATGCAGCCTCTCGACCGGCGGGGGACGGATTATTTCCAGTGCCGCCATGGACACGGACGATATCCGCCTGATGATTGCCTATCTGAGGGAAATAAAGGGTAAAACCGATGCCCGGACCAACCAGCCGCCGCCCCTGGCCGCCAAACCGACAAAGACGCCGGAACCGGTCATCATCAAAGATGCCGCGTACTGGATTGACCGTGGAGAGCTGGCAGCGACATACGGCGCCTATGAATCCGCTGTCAGGTGTTATGAAAAGGCGCTCGCCGCGGGAGCCGAAGAGGGTCGGACCCATTTCAACCTGGGCATTGCCTACGGCGAACTGGGCAATTATCCCATGGCTTTGGATCAGATGGAGAAGGCCATCGGCATCGATCCGGGCAACGCTGCTTATTACTACGGACGGGGAAGGGTTTACCTGTTGTCCGGAGACAAGGGTGCCGCCATACGGGATTTTGAACATGCCTCCGCCCTGGGGAACGCGGACGCCCGGCGCTATTTGGACGGGATGCGATAG
- a CDS encoding acetate--CoA ligase family protein, with amino-acid sequence MELIQKALDRGAKNLSEFESKAVLSAYGIPVTSEKTVHTEEEALAAAADLGYPIVLKGSGESMSHKTEMDLIALDIRDERGLVDAFRGFRNRQDVTVDELLVQPMVKGNRELMAGLKRDPQFGPCVMFGLGGVLAEILDDVAIRVAPLSEFDAMEMLDDIRAKKILDAFRGKPPADRNKLAQLLIALGRLGLENKNIAEIDINPIKLVAGNPVAVDALVVLGD; translated from the coding sequence ATGGAATTGATTCAAAAAGCCTTGGACCGAGGCGCAAAAAACCTTTCCGAATTCGAATCCAAAGCCGTATTGTCCGCCTATGGCATTCCCGTCACCAGTGAAAAGACCGTCCACACCGAAGAAGAGGCCCTCGCGGCGGCCGCCGACCTGGGGTATCCGATCGTACTCAAGGGCTCGGGTGAAAGCATGAGCCACAAGACCGAAATGGACCTGATCGCACTCGATATACGGGATGAACGGGGCCTCGTCGACGCCTTTCGGGGGTTCAGGAACCGTCAGGACGTCACCGTGGACGAGCTGCTGGTACAGCCGATGGTCAAAGGCAACCGCGAACTCATGGCCGGTTTGAAGCGGGATCCCCAGTTTGGCCCCTGTGTGATGTTTGGCCTCGGGGGGGTGCTGGCCGAAATTCTGGACGACGTCGCCATTCGGGTCGCTCCCCTGTCGGAATTCGACGCCATGGAAATGCTCGACGACATCCGTGCAAAAAAAATTCTGGACGCTTTCCGGGGAAAACCGCCTGCCGACAGGAATAAACTGGCGCAGCTTCTGATAGCACTGGGCCGGCTCGGCCTGGAGAACAAAAACATCGCCGAAATCGACATCAACCCGATCAAGCTGGTGGCGGGCAACCCCGTTGCCGTGGATGCCCTCGTTGTGCTGGGGGATTGA
- a CDS encoding tyrosine-protein phosphatase: MSLRNDQQLSGIAVERLDNGVFRISWDALERDERVRVFAGDSPHGIDMRAPVAEVRGGDGLELSLTGRPDNPYFKLIRGNGPGVVWAQRRLPLEKTYNFRDIGGYRTKDNRRMRWGMIYRSANLSQLTDNDHLLLKRIGIRLVCDFRTREEAQAQPDRLPQDESMQYLHMPIAHGKFDPAEALDSIKKGDISWLTDDFMTNNYLKQVDRFPGLWKQFFERLMDNNQRPLLFHCTAGKDRTGVCTALIMLTAGVPEPVVIADHQLSNTYNAEVIGRIEQEIKKCGIDPEKMRSYLTAPREAIEAVLERLRTRYGSAEEYLIKKAGLARRDLQRLRREITTDA, encoded by the coding sequence ATGTCATTAAGAAACGATCAACAACTGTCGGGCATCGCCGTCGAACGTTTAGACAACGGGGTATTCCGCATCTCGTGGGATGCCCTGGAAAGGGATGAACGGGTCCGGGTATTCGCCGGGGACTCCCCGCATGGCATCGACATGCGGGCGCCTGTCGCCGAGGTCCGGGGAGGGGACGGACTCGAGCTGTCCCTAACCGGGCGCCCGGACAACCCCTATTTCAAACTTATCCGGGGAAACGGCCCGGGCGTTGTCTGGGCCCAGCGGCGGCTGCCCCTTGAAAAAACGTATAATTTCAGAGATATCGGAGGATATCGCACCAAGGACAATCGGCGCATGCGTTGGGGGATGATCTACCGGTCCGCCAATCTTTCACAATTGACGGATAACGACCATCTGCTCCTGAAGCGCATCGGCATCCGGCTTGTCTGCGATTTCCGGACCCGGGAGGAAGCCCAAGCCCAACCCGACAGACTGCCCCAAGACGAATCCATGCAGTACCTGCACATGCCGATCGCCCACGGGAAATTCGACCCTGCCGAAGCGCTCGATAGCATCAAAAAGGGAGATATCAGCTGGTTGACAGACGATTTTATGACCAACAACTACCTCAAACAGGTCGATCGATTCCCCGGCCTCTGGAAACAGTTTTTCGAACGCCTGATGGATAACAATCAGCGACCGCTCCTGTTTCACTGCACGGCCGGCAAGGACCGCACCGGCGTGTGCACCGCCCTGATCATGCTGACGGCCGGGGTGCCCGAACCGGTGGTGATCGCCGACCATCAGCTCTCCAACACCTACAACGCCGAGGTCATCGGCCGCATCGAGCAGGAGATCAAGAAATGCGGCATCGATCCCGAAAAGATGCGCTCCTATCTGACGGCCCCTCGCGAGGCCATCGAGGCCGTGCTCGAACGCCTCAGAACCCGCTACGGATCCGCGGAAGAATACCTGATCAAGAAAGCGGGCCTGGCGCGCCGGGACCTGCAGCGACTCAGGCGGGAAATTACGACAGACGCCTGA
- a CDS encoding MotA/TolQ/ExbB proton channel family protein has translation MLDLLVKGGVLVIPILLCSIFGLAIFLERLIRFASLRKRGAGLAQKVAGLIKEGDDSGAYQMALQSKSPMGYILAQAMEVKDKERETLETVIVHATDEQVRKLSSYLQALATIGNIAPLLGLLGTVIGMIKAFMVIQEMGGRVNAAVLAGGIWEAMLTTALGLSVALPIILAHSYLVSRVNNYEARLQDGAVTFVKAVIP, from the coding sequence ATGCTCGATCTTCTGGTTAAAGGCGGCGTGCTGGTTATACCGATTCTGCTGTGCTCCATTTTTGGGCTGGCTATCTTCCTGGAACGATTGATTCGTTTCGCAAGCCTGAGGAAGCGGGGGGCGGGACTGGCGCAAAAAGTGGCCGGCTTGATCAAAGAGGGCGACGACAGCGGTGCTTACCAGATGGCGTTGCAGAGCAAATCCCCCATGGGATACATCCTGGCGCAGGCGATGGAGGTCAAGGACAAGGAGCGCGAAACCCTCGAAACCGTCATCGTGCATGCCACCGATGAACAGGTTCGAAAGCTTTCCAGTTATCTGCAGGCCCTGGCGACCATTGGCAATATAGCGCCTCTTTTGGGACTCCTCGGCACGGTGATAGGGATGATCAAGGCATTCATGGTGATTCAGGAAATGGGCGGCAGGGTCAATGCGGCCGTCCTGGCCGGCGGGATATGGGAGGCCATGTTGACGACCGCCCTGGGGCTGTCAGTGGCCCTGCCCATCATTTTGGCGCACTCCTATCTGGTTTCCCGCGTCAACAATTATGAAGCCAGGCTGCAGGACGGGGCCGTAACATTTGTGAAGGCGGTCATTCCCTGA